One stretch of Bombus affinis isolate iyBomAffi1 chromosome 4, iyBomAffi1.2, whole genome shotgun sequence DNA includes these proteins:
- the LOC126915449 gene encoding ATPase family AAA domain-containing protein 2-like isoform X5 — MKIMSDDDAALDSMDTEEDIFSPRNRSLGSNARRVKSLRTLRSHSNSTSHISMNNLSVRRSTRHRMQTYDNLNTSWILGTQTLKGYPMFQQHGSSSDKEMVDEVPERKRDVRERMPLRSRENHPPNKNSRHIRERSEHDRQNNRELRGRGDRDIREKVEQDKDIRDLKDRQERERTDRDHKDKMETRSKSNEEKDVRTRKSDSPSRLREGPATRLGGNLSEKDVKPKVERVEADEDSSQESEKPENNDNSENEDGYEDMYTRIKRTRRTAQRQLPRGKKLTVVDSDLSESSDSPGPRKYSLRQKKPTVDRFQANVEPVRRSIKALRSVLSNSMRRRKHRSKSTSSSDSSDSEPQRYDKKKSKKARQSAIPQGGPPDRKADINPITLDTNIRFNDVGGLQSHIHCLKEMVVFPMMYPDVFERFHITPPKGVLFHGPPGTGKTLIARALANECSQGNRKMSFFMRKGADCLSKWVGESERQLRLLFEQAQQMKPSIIFFDEIDGLAPVRSTKQDQIHASIVSTLLALMDGLSDRGEVIVIGATNRIDAIDPALRRPGRFDRELFFPLPAMKERLEILKIHVSKWKNPPPDQLLEILAEKATGYCGSDLRALCTEAVLQGLRRTYPQIYITNNRLLLDPERIKVKKRDFLQASSILVPSSQRVSACARRKLQLFMEPLLGPLLEELLNSIKGIFPQGVNSAMAKVKITKGIHRPRLLISGGNLSEGQGPHLAQALLYHMEHLPIQTLDVSTLFAESGRSPEETCVQVFNEAARNVPSIIYIRSIDQWWPLVPETVKAVFLCRIAALDPSLPILILATSDRTYQDLPTQLQSLFSELRSEVYSMKTPTAEQRSKFFRPIFMVQSLKPPKIKDDKVEVLEELPLAPDPLPKKLTEEEKKIMYEKEEVSLRELRIFLREICSKLARNRQFFMFTKPVDTEEVPDYNMIIKQPMDLETMMTKIDMHCYLCARDFLDDIDLICRNALEYNPDSLRDRPSLGILKRDPADKLIRHRACSLRDNAYALIKAELDSDFEDKCREISKNRKIIESTSNNEVENKNQSKAEQSTSGTERIDKKDTASPSHSLIVNGRRYNNSRKRRIPAWARGYVKKVHKKKKIAFDENVTVSDNKVCLTNETTSIDLEKFQEFETEANSVLNGHVPLFDNSDSENDSQNESSKDMQGIQSNNVSDQHIDEIENMDICFTEEEKNAENSASNSSSRRGSIDELSFAIESDSSPVRFEENEKFVVDRNELENAWQTTVEITKDFPVEVLCDIYVQLSRCVGKYAQSYDRKSLPKLLIINKRKEVTLILYRYI; from the exons ATGAAG ATAATGTCAGATGATGATGCTGCATTGGACTCAATGGATACAGAAGAAGATATCTTTTCTCCAAGAAATCGTAGTCTGGGCTCTAATGCCAGAAGGGTTAAAAGTTTGCGTACTTTACGATCACATTCAAATTCTACTTCTCATATATCTATGAATAACTTAAGTGTGCGCCGTAGCACACGTCATAGAATGCAAACATATGATAATCTTAATACTAGTTGGATTTTAG gTACACAAACATTGAAAGGTTATCCTATGTTTCAACAACATGGTTCTTCATCTGATAAAGAAATGGTGGATGAAGTTCCTGAAAGAAAACGTGATGTTAGGGAGCGTATGCCTCTTAGATCACGTGAAAATCATCCTCCAAATAAAAACTCAAGACATATTAGAGAAAGAAGCGAGCATGACAGACAAAATAATAGAGAACTTAGAGGAAGAGGTGATCGTGATATTAGAGAAAAAGTAGAGCAGGACAAAGATATCAGAGATCTTAAGGATAGGCAAGAAAGGGAAAGAACAGACAGGGATCATAAAGATAAAATGGAAACCAGAAGTAAATCTAATGAGGAAAAGGATGTAAG AACAAGAAAGTCTGACAGTCCAAGTAGACTTAGAGAAGGACCAGCTACAAGACTTGGTGGAAATTTAAGTGAAAAGGATGTGAAGCCTAAAGTAGAACGTGTTGAAGCTGATGAAGATAGCTCACAAGAAAGCGAAAAACCTGAAAATAATGATAATTCAGAAAATGAAGAT GGCTATGAAGATATGTATACCCGTATTAAACGAACTAGAAGGACAGCACAAAGGCAATTACCACGGGGTAAGAAACTTACAG tggTAGATAGTGATTTAAGTGAATCTTCCGATTCCCCTGGTCCTAGAAAGTATAGTTTACGTCAGAAAAAACCAACTGTAGATAGATTCCAAGCTAATGTAGAACCAGTTCGGCGATCTATAAAGGCACTTAGAAGTGTTCTTAGTAATTCCATGAGAAGGCGTAAACATAGAAGCAAAAGTACAAGCTCTAGCGATTCCAGTGATTCAGAACCACAACGTtatgataaaaagaaaagtaaaaaagcAAG GCAATCAGCAATACCTCAAGGTGGACCACCTGATCGTAAAGCAGATATAAATCCAATTACTTTAGATACTAATATTAGATTCAATGATGTTGGAGGCTTACAATCACATATTCACTGCCTTAAAGAAATGGTTGTTTTTCCTATGATGTATCCAGATGTTTTTGAACGTTTTCATATTACCCCACCAAAAGGAGTATTATTTCATGGTCCACCAG gAACTGGTAAGACGTTGATAGCTAGAGCATTGGCAAATGAATGTAGTCAAGGTAATAGAAAAATGTCGTTCTTTATGAGAAAGGGCGCTGATTGTCTATCTAAGTGGGTCGGAGAATCCGAACGCCAGTTGCGATTGTTATTTGAGCAGGCTCAACAAATGAAACCGTCCATAATATTTTTTGATGAAATAGATGGCCTTGCACCTGTTCGAAGTACGAAACAGGATCAAATCCATGCTAGTATTGTATCTACTCTTTTGGCGCTTATGGATGGCCTCAGTGATAGGGGAGAg GTAATAGTTATTGGAGCAACAAATAGAATAGATGCCATTGATCCAGCATTACGTAGGCCAGGTCGTTTCGATCGggaattattttttcctttacCTGCTATGAAAGAAAGACTAGAGATATTAAAAATTCACGTTAGCAAGTGGAAAAATCCCCCACCTGATCAATTGTTAGAGATATTAGCTGAAAAAGCGACAGGTTATTGTGGCTCAGACTTGAGAGCTTTATGCACTGAAGCAGTTTTGCAAGGATTGCGAAGAACTTATCcacaaatatatataacaaataatagGTTACTTTTAGATCCTGAACGAATCAAa gtGAAAAAACGGGATTTTTTACAAGCTAGTTCCATTCTTGTACCATCATCACAAAGAGTGTCAGCTTGTGCTAGAAGAAAATTACAACTTTTCATGGAACCCTTATTAGGTCCTTTATTGGAAGAGTTACTTAACTCAATAAAAGGAATATTTCCACAAGGAGTTAATTCTGCTATGGCAAA AGTGAAAATTACCAAAGGAATTCATCGTCCAAGACTATTAATTTCCggtggaaatttgtctgaaggTCAAGGACCACATTTAGCACAAGCATTATTATATCATATGGAACATCTACCAATTCAAACATTAGATGTTAGCACTCTTTTTGCAGAAAGTGGACGATCGCCAGAAGAAACCTGCGTTCAG GTATTTAACGAAGCTGCCAGGAATGTGCCGTCCATAATTTATATTCGGTCGATTGATCAGTGGTGGCCACTTGTACCTGAAACTGTAAAAGCAGTTTTTTTGTGTCGTATTGCAGCACTTGATCCTTCTTTGCCCATTTTAATTTTAGCCACAAGTGATAGAACATATCAGGATCTTCCTACTCAACTTCAAAGTCTGTTTAGCGAACTTCGTAGTGAAGTTTATTCTATGAAAACACCAACAGCAGAACAAAGATCCAAATTCTTCCGACCTATCTTCATGGTTCAGAGCTTGAAGCCACCGAAAATAAAAGATGACAAAGTAGAAGTTCTAGAGGAGCTTCCTTTAGCACCAGATCCTTTACCAAAGAAATTaacagaagaagaaaagaaaataatgtatGAAAAAGAAGAAGTTTCGTTAAGAGAATTAAGAATTTTCTTGAGGGAAATTTGTTCAAAACTTGCAAGAAATAGACA ATTTTTCATGTTTACAAAACCAGTAGATACGGAAGAAGTGCCAGattataatatgataataaaaCAACCTATGGATTTAGAAACCATGATGACAAAAATCGATATGCATTGTTACCTTTGTGCTCGAGATTTTCTTGATGATATTGATCTCATTTGTAGAAATGCTTTGGAATATAATCCTGACAG CTTACGTGATAGGCCTTCCCTTGGAATATTAAAGAG AGATCCAGCTGACAAATTGATAAGACACCGTGCATGCTCTCTTCGTGATAATGCATACGCATTAATAAAAGCAGAATTGGATTCCGACTTTGAGGATAAATGTCGTGAGATTTCGAAGAATCGTAAAATTATTGAAAGTACGTCTAACAACGAGGTAGAAAATAAGAATCAGTCAAAAGCAGAGCAATCCACGTCTGGAACCGAACGAATAGATAAAAAAGACACTGCGAGTCCTAGTCATTCCTTGATTGTAAATGGAAGAAGATATAATAACTCCAGAAAACGTAGAATACCAGCTTGGGCACGGGGCTATGTAAAAAAAGttcataaaaagaagaaaatcgcATTTGATGAAAATGTAACTGTATCTGATAACAAAGTATGTTTAACCAATGAAACAACAAGTATAGATTTAGAAAAATTCCAAGAATTTGAAACTGAAGCAAATAGTGTTTTGAATGGTCATGTACCTTTGTTTGATAATTCTGATTCTGAAAACGATTCGCAAAATGAAAGTTCAAAAGACATGCAAGGAATTCAAAGCAATAATGTCAGTGATCAGCATATtgatgaaattgaaaatatggaTATATGTTTTACGGAAGAAGAGAAGAATGCGGAAAATAGTGCATCTAACTCATCGTCTAGACGGGGAAGTATAGATGAATTATCGTTTGCTATTGAAAGTGATTCTAGTCCAGTCAGATTTGAAGAAAACGAAAAGTTTGTAGTAGATAGGAATGAATTGGAGAATGCATGGCAAACCACCGTTGAAATTACGAAGGATTTTCCTGTAGAAGTACTATGTGACATTTATGTGCAACTAAGTCGATGCGTAGGAAAATATGCTCAGAGCTACGATAGGAAATCACTGCCAAag TTACTGATAATTAATAAGAGGAAGGAGGTAACTTtaatattatatagatatatatga
- the LOC126915449 gene encoding ATPase family AAA domain-containing protein 2-like isoform X3: protein MSDDDAALDSMDTEEDIFSPRNRSLGSNARRVKSLRTLRSHSNSTSHISMNNLSVRRSTRHRMQTYDNLNTSWILGTQTLKGYPMFQQHGSSSDKEMVDEVPERKRDVRERMPLRSRENHPPNKNSRHIRERSEHDRQNNRELRGRGDRDIREKVEQDKDIRDLKDRQERERTDRDHKDKMETRSKSNEEKDVRTRKSDSPSRLREGPATRLGGNLSEKDVKPKVERVEADEDSSQESEKPENNDNSENEDGYEDMYTRIKRTRRTAQRQLPRGKKLTVVDSDLSESSDSPGPRKYSLRQKKPTVDRFQANVEPVRRSIKALRSVLSNSMRRRKHRSKSTSSSDSSDSEPQRYDKKKSKKARQSAIPQGGPPDRKADINPITLDTNIRFNDVGGLQSHIHCLKEMVVFPMMYPDVFERFHITPPKGVLFHGPPGTGKTLIARALANECSQGNRKMSFFMRKGADCLSKWVGESERQLRLLFEQAQQMKPSIIFFDEIDGLAPVRSTKQDQIHASIVSTLLALMDGLSDRGEVIVIGATNRIDAIDPALRRPGRFDRELFFPLPAMKERLEILKIHVSKWKNPPPDQLLEILAEKATGYCGSDLRALCTEAVLQGLRRTYPQIYITNNRLLLDPERIKVKKRDFLQASSILVPSSQRVSACARRKLQLFMEPLLGPLLEELLNSIKGIFPQGVNSAMAKVKITKGIHRPRLLISGGNLSEGQGPHLAQALLYHMEHLPIQTLDVSTLFAESGRSPEETCVQVFNEAARNVPSIIYIRSIDQWWPLVPETVKAVFLCRIAALDPSLPILILATSDRTYQDLPTQLQSLFSELRSEVYSMKTPTAEQRSKFFRPIFMVQSLKPPKIKDDKVEVLEELPLAPDPLPKKLTEEEKKIMYEKEEVSLRELRIFLREICSKLARNRQFFMFTKPVDTEEVPDYNMIIKQPMDLETMMTKIDMHCYLCARDFLDDIDLICRNALEYNPDSLRDRPSLGILKRDPADKLIRHRACSLRDNAYALIKAELDSDFEDKCREISKNRKIIESTSNNEVENKNQSKAEQSTSGTERIDKKDTASPSHSLIVNGRRYNNSRKRRIPAWARGYVKKVHKKKKIAFDENVTVSDNKVCLTNETTSIDLEKFQEFETEANSVLNGHVPLFDNSDSENDSQNESSKDMQGIQSNNVSDQHIDEIENMDICFTEEEKNAENSASNSSSRRGSIDELSFAIESDSSPVRFEENEKFVVDRNELENAWQTTVEITKDFPVEVLCDIYVQLSRCVGKYAQSYDRKSLPKELLKEVKRFEEFKTTYEKVHHVANQTDIL from the exons ATGTCAGATGATGATGCTGCATTGGACTCAATGGATACAGAAGAAGATATCTTTTCTCCAAGAAATCGTAGTCTGGGCTCTAATGCCAGAAGGGTTAAAAGTTTGCGTACTTTACGATCACATTCAAATTCTACTTCTCATATATCTATGAATAACTTAAGTGTGCGCCGTAGCACACGTCATAGAATGCAAACATATGATAATCTTAATACTAGTTGGATTTTAG gTACACAAACATTGAAAGGTTATCCTATGTTTCAACAACATGGTTCTTCATCTGATAAAGAAATGGTGGATGAAGTTCCTGAAAGAAAACGTGATGTTAGGGAGCGTATGCCTCTTAGATCACGTGAAAATCATCCTCCAAATAAAAACTCAAGACATATTAGAGAAAGAAGCGAGCATGACAGACAAAATAATAGAGAACTTAGAGGAAGAGGTGATCGTGATATTAGAGAAAAAGTAGAGCAGGACAAAGATATCAGAGATCTTAAGGATAGGCAAGAAAGGGAAAGAACAGACAGGGATCATAAAGATAAAATGGAAACCAGAAGTAAATCTAATGAGGAAAAGGATGTAAG AACAAGAAAGTCTGACAGTCCAAGTAGACTTAGAGAAGGACCAGCTACAAGACTTGGTGGAAATTTAAGTGAAAAGGATGTGAAGCCTAAAGTAGAACGTGTTGAAGCTGATGAAGATAGCTCACAAGAAAGCGAAAAACCTGAAAATAATGATAATTCAGAAAATGAAGAT GGCTATGAAGATATGTATACCCGTATTAAACGAACTAGAAGGACAGCACAAAGGCAATTACCACGGGGTAAGAAACTTACAG tggTAGATAGTGATTTAAGTGAATCTTCCGATTCCCCTGGTCCTAGAAAGTATAGTTTACGTCAGAAAAAACCAACTGTAGATAGATTCCAAGCTAATGTAGAACCAGTTCGGCGATCTATAAAGGCACTTAGAAGTGTTCTTAGTAATTCCATGAGAAGGCGTAAACATAGAAGCAAAAGTACAAGCTCTAGCGATTCCAGTGATTCAGAACCACAACGTtatgataaaaagaaaagtaaaaaagcAAG GCAATCAGCAATACCTCAAGGTGGACCACCTGATCGTAAAGCAGATATAAATCCAATTACTTTAGATACTAATATTAGATTCAATGATGTTGGAGGCTTACAATCACATATTCACTGCCTTAAAGAAATGGTTGTTTTTCCTATGATGTATCCAGATGTTTTTGAACGTTTTCATATTACCCCACCAAAAGGAGTATTATTTCATGGTCCACCAG gAACTGGTAAGACGTTGATAGCTAGAGCATTGGCAAATGAATGTAGTCAAGGTAATAGAAAAATGTCGTTCTTTATGAGAAAGGGCGCTGATTGTCTATCTAAGTGGGTCGGAGAATCCGAACGCCAGTTGCGATTGTTATTTGAGCAGGCTCAACAAATGAAACCGTCCATAATATTTTTTGATGAAATAGATGGCCTTGCACCTGTTCGAAGTACGAAACAGGATCAAATCCATGCTAGTATTGTATCTACTCTTTTGGCGCTTATGGATGGCCTCAGTGATAGGGGAGAg GTAATAGTTATTGGAGCAACAAATAGAATAGATGCCATTGATCCAGCATTACGTAGGCCAGGTCGTTTCGATCGggaattattttttcctttacCTGCTATGAAAGAAAGACTAGAGATATTAAAAATTCACGTTAGCAAGTGGAAAAATCCCCCACCTGATCAATTGTTAGAGATATTAGCTGAAAAAGCGACAGGTTATTGTGGCTCAGACTTGAGAGCTTTATGCACTGAAGCAGTTTTGCAAGGATTGCGAAGAACTTATCcacaaatatatataacaaataatagGTTACTTTTAGATCCTGAACGAATCAAa gtGAAAAAACGGGATTTTTTACAAGCTAGTTCCATTCTTGTACCATCATCACAAAGAGTGTCAGCTTGTGCTAGAAGAAAATTACAACTTTTCATGGAACCCTTATTAGGTCCTTTATTGGAAGAGTTACTTAACTCAATAAAAGGAATATTTCCACAAGGAGTTAATTCTGCTATGGCAAA AGTGAAAATTACCAAAGGAATTCATCGTCCAAGACTATTAATTTCCggtggaaatttgtctgaaggTCAAGGACCACATTTAGCACAAGCATTATTATATCATATGGAACATCTACCAATTCAAACATTAGATGTTAGCACTCTTTTTGCAGAAAGTGGACGATCGCCAGAAGAAACCTGCGTTCAG GTATTTAACGAAGCTGCCAGGAATGTGCCGTCCATAATTTATATTCGGTCGATTGATCAGTGGTGGCCACTTGTACCTGAAACTGTAAAAGCAGTTTTTTTGTGTCGTATTGCAGCACTTGATCCTTCTTTGCCCATTTTAATTTTAGCCACAAGTGATAGAACATATCAGGATCTTCCTACTCAACTTCAAAGTCTGTTTAGCGAACTTCGTAGTGAAGTTTATTCTATGAAAACACCAACAGCAGAACAAAGATCCAAATTCTTCCGACCTATCTTCATGGTTCAGAGCTTGAAGCCACCGAAAATAAAAGATGACAAAGTAGAAGTTCTAGAGGAGCTTCCTTTAGCACCAGATCCTTTACCAAAGAAATTaacagaagaagaaaagaaaataatgtatGAAAAAGAAGAAGTTTCGTTAAGAGAATTAAGAATTTTCTTGAGGGAAATTTGTTCAAAACTTGCAAGAAATAGACA ATTTTTCATGTTTACAAAACCAGTAGATACGGAAGAAGTGCCAGattataatatgataataaaaCAACCTATGGATTTAGAAACCATGATGACAAAAATCGATATGCATTGTTACCTTTGTGCTCGAGATTTTCTTGATGATATTGATCTCATTTGTAGAAATGCTTTGGAATATAATCCTGACAG CTTACGTGATAGGCCTTCCCTTGGAATATTAAAGAG AGATCCAGCTGACAAATTGATAAGACACCGTGCATGCTCTCTTCGTGATAATGCATACGCATTAATAAAAGCAGAATTGGATTCCGACTTTGAGGATAAATGTCGTGAGATTTCGAAGAATCGTAAAATTATTGAAAGTACGTCTAACAACGAGGTAGAAAATAAGAATCAGTCAAAAGCAGAGCAATCCACGTCTGGAACCGAACGAATAGATAAAAAAGACACTGCGAGTCCTAGTCATTCCTTGATTGTAAATGGAAGAAGATATAATAACTCCAGAAAACGTAGAATACCAGCTTGGGCACGGGGCTATGTAAAAAAAGttcataaaaagaagaaaatcgcATTTGATGAAAATGTAACTGTATCTGATAACAAAGTATGTTTAACCAATGAAACAACAAGTATAGATTTAGAAAAATTCCAAGAATTTGAAACTGAAGCAAATAGTGTTTTGAATGGTCATGTACCTTTGTTTGATAATTCTGATTCTGAAAACGATTCGCAAAATGAAAGTTCAAAAGACATGCAAGGAATTCAAAGCAATAATGTCAGTGATCAGCATATtgatgaaattgaaaatatggaTATATGTTTTACGGAAGAAGAGAAGAATGCGGAAAATAGTGCATCTAACTCATCGTCTAGACGGGGAAGTATAGATGAATTATCGTTTGCTATTGAAAGTGATTCTAGTCCAGTCAGATTTGAAGAAAACGAAAAGTTTGTAGTAGATAGGAATGAATTGGAGAATGCATGGCAAACCACCGTTGAAATTACGAAGGATTTTCCTGTAGAAGTACTATGTGACATTTATGTGCAACTAAGTCGATGCGTAGGAAAATATGCTCAGAGCTACGATAGGAAATCACTGCCAAag GAGTTGCTCAAGGAAGTGAAAAGATTTGAAGAGTTCAAGACAACGTACGAGAAAGTTCATCATGTCGCTAATCAAACCGACATATTATAA